The region TCGTTCGGACTTGCACCCAAGATCACATGCCGGTTGGTAAGGATCCAATCGCTGCCAGAGACTTTCACGACGACACCGCTTCCGGCTTCGTCATAAGACTCGTACTTCCCGTTGTTGGTTTCCGTCTTGTGCGCTTCGATGTGGATCACACTTGGCTTGACGAGGTGTGAAACCTTACGGACAAGCCGCCCCAGTCGATCGAAGGCATTGAATTCTTCGGCCAGTTCGGCGAACAAGGCGTCACGTTGGTCGTCAATCGATACACTTGGCGCGGACATTGACGCGGTCGGAGCGGCCGGCCCCACTTCGGGCGGCTGCGGCAGCGACGGACGGTCAAGCGAGGGACGCATCAATTGATAAGTCCCGTTCGCTCCGGGCGTCTGGGAATCGATCGACACACTTTTATTGCGATGCCCGTACGTTCCAGCCGCGGAAGGCTGTGACGGCGATTGGGACATGCGCGTCTGGGCCAAAGCGACGTCGCTCGAAACCATCGTCAGTGCCGCGACGGCGGAAAAGGCGATTGAGCGAATACCGCTACGGCGCAGCATATAGTTCAATCGACTGCGAGCTCGGGACTCGCAAGATCGCAAGGGATGGACCATAGGAAGAGCCATGATTGGAAGGAGAGGTTCCGACGGGGAGGCGTCGTACCTGTAGCAATCGTCGTTGCCCCACGGGCAACTTTGGATTGCTTGCAATGGCTATCCCTGGCCGAACAGAAGCGAAGAATCGTTAACGCTAGAACATCTACGAACGGCGGATCGTCTTAACGGAGGGCGGTGGAAACACCCCTATAAACCGTCTGACCAACGGTCGTTGTCGGCGTTCGGACGTCACCTCTCGCAGTCGTTTTGAATCGATCGGCGCATTCGGAATAGCGAGCGACGACATCTCAATCGTTACAGTTAGACGATGAAGCGGTGTGTACGATTGTGAGTGGAGGCCCATGCCGAGTGCTTTGTCTTGATCGAAGACCAAAATTCGCGTCTTGCGGAATTTGCGGTCCTAGTGGTTCGCCAACCTTTGAAACTAGGATTAGCCACGGTTTCGGTCAAATCACCGGGGCTGACGATCGTCGGCTGATGAGCCGAACCATGTTTTCAAAAGGAACGAAGCGTTCGTCGTCTACTGTCGATTCGCGAAAGGCGACTTGAATAAGTTCAAAGCAAAACTGAACTGGAACAAAACGCTAAGACGCACCGTCGGTTTGATACGAGTCAAACATGCGATTCATCCGTGCCGCCGGGTGCGATCGCCGTTTTTCGGCCAACCGGTGGCATTCGATGCACTCGCGGGCATGCGGTACGGCACGGAGTCGCGTCAGCGGGATCGGCTTTTGACAGGTTTCGCAAGTTCCGTATTCTCCTCGGTTAAGCCGCTCGATCGCTTCATCGATTGCTGCCAATTCGCGACTTTCCACCTCAAGGAGCTGGCTGTTGAGTTCCGACTGCACCGTATCGGCGACGGCATCGAGCACATCGGCGGATTTCGAGGCCCGCCCCTGAAGCAAACTCAGATCCCCCAGGGCCGACCGCACGATTGCATCACGGCGTTTTTGCAAAATTTTACGTAGCTTTTCGAGCGAGTCTTTTCTGGCCATCGGAGCACCTGATCACGGTTCACGAGCACGAAGCCGCCACGGTTGGCGGTTTTTCCTCAATAGCCCCCATCCACACACTAACCTACGCAGCGGGTGTCGA is a window of Roseiconus lacunae DNA encoding:
- a CDS encoding TraR/DksA family transcriptional regulator, with the protein product MARKDSLEKLRKILQKRRDAIVRSALGDLSLLQGRASKSADVLDAVADTVQSELNSQLLEVESRELAAIDEAIERLNRGEYGTCETCQKPIPLTRLRAVPHARECIECHRLAEKRRSHPAARMNRMFDSYQTDGAS